A single Campylobacter hyointestinalis subsp. hyointestinalis DNA region contains:
- a CDS encoding PD-(D/E)XK nuclease family protein: MNFTQNRVLNVLSSSRNVRDFYSNNSLKNALLQKAITIAEFEKKVILVRNLKKASLVERLLIMQKAAKATKKVSAKLGIPTEFFAFLKNSDYLFSFFKELKRERVDINTLRQSDVYAGYDEHLSILEELQKTYFAMLKNSGFYDDISVCDEFEINFDFIKHYDEIHLQIDGILSKFDLEIISSIAKKCSVFLNFTSSKFNQKTVSSIAQISGLKFDIGKEYTLNLGQKEIVSQKETSKNHTIKIKEFSIRSLQCAYIFDEVSEFIRKGVDPKNIAVVLPDESFCETLVNLDENNMLNYAMGKSFKNENIYILLNALKTALDDGLAYSFDDAYLEKSSSLNSIISLLNYFKFPSEIYQRLLENYQQKCSFERFSELLWDIVNTLEISSDINEILKNEQFVLKQLLSDNEFSLDAILEIFLMKLKEISLSMVGGGEVTVLGILESRSKIYDAVVIVDFNDNLVPHPSQKEMFLSSSVRKKAGLISHLDRENLQRFYYESLINRAKFVSISYLSDEEHIVSRFARDFDIYKDEKYPQDSYLQALNKESANLDLSLRDIILKHDFFSYPLSFSRLDTYNTCKRKYYYKYILKIGGYRNFTDETKANEFGSIIHECLRAYFSKFSDKFDKNEFYSILKSYKNRINLLDFELFKLKLDEFENIQNEHFRSGFKVIECEKTFTSKLCGIEITGKIDRIDRGLDYDLLIDYKTGAVNEKSFQLAFYEALYGKCESCYFSFLNNEFIKNGSNLDTLKECINSLKAEFSSEVCFERNPKACAYCDYALFCKKELK; this comes from the coding sequence TTGAATTTTACGCAAAATAGAGTTTTAAATGTTCTGAGTTCTTCAAGAAATGTTAGGGATTTTTACTCTAACAACTCTTTAAAAAATGCTCTTCTACAAAAAGCTATAACTATAGCTGAATTTGAAAAAAAAGTGATTTTGGTTAGAAATTTAAAAAAAGCTAGTTTGGTAGAGCGACTTCTCATTATGCAAAAAGCGGCCAAAGCAACTAAAAAAGTTTCGGCCAAACTCGGTATCCCTACTGAGTTTTTTGCGTTCCTAAAAAATAGTGATTATCTTTTTTCTTTTTTTAAAGAGTTAAAAAGAGAGCGAGTCGATATAAATACTCTTAGGCAAAGTGATGTGTATGCTGGTTATGATGAGCATTTAAGCATACTTGAAGAGCTTCAAAAAACTTATTTTGCTATGCTGAAAAATAGTGGATTTTATGATGATATCAGCGTTTGTGATGAGTTTGAGATAAATTTCGACTTTATAAAACATTATGATGAGATCCATTTGCAAATAGACGGCATTTTGTCTAAATTTGATCTTGAGATTATATCTAGCATAGCTAAAAAATGCTCTGTTTTTTTAAATTTTACTTCTAGTAAATTTAATCAAAAAACAGTATCTAGCATAGCTCAAATTTCCGGGCTTAAATTCGATATAGGAAAAGAATACACTTTAAATTTAGGTCAAAAAGAAATAGTATCTCAAAAAGAAACTTCTAAAAATCACACTATTAAAATAAAAGAATTTTCAATCAGAAGTCTGCAATGCGCATATATTTTTGATGAAGTTTCTGAGTTCATCAGAAAAGGAGTCGATCCTAAAAATATAGCAGTTGTTTTACCAGATGAGAGCTTTTGCGAAACTTTGGTTAATCTTGATGAAAACAATATGCTTAACTACGCGATGGGCAAAAGTTTCAAAAATGAAAATATATACATCTTGCTAAATGCTTTAAAAACTGCTCTTGATGATGGCTTAGCATATAGTTTTGACGATGCCTATCTAGAAAAAAGTAGTAGCTTAAATAGTATTATTTCTTTGCTTAATTATTTTAAATTTCCGAGTGAAATTTATCAAAGATTGCTAGAAAATTACCAGCAAAAATGTAGTTTTGAGAGATTTAGTGAACTGCTTTGGGATATTGTAAATACTTTGGAGATTAGCAGTGACATAAATGAGATCTTAAAAAATGAACAATTTGTCCTAAAACAGCTTTTAAGCGATAATGAGTTTAGCTTAGATGCTATTTTGGAGATCTTTTTGATGAAGCTAAAAGAGATCTCGCTTAGTATGGTCGGCGGTGGCGAAGTAACTGTTTTGGGGATCTTGGAGAGCAGATCAAAAATTTATGACGCTGTTGTCATAGTCGACTTTAATGACAATCTCGTTCCGCATCCTAGCCAAAAAGAGATGTTTTTAAGCTCATCTGTGAGAAAAAAAGCAGGACTGATCAGTCATTTAGATAGAGAAAATTTACAAAGATTTTACTATGAAAGCTTGATAAATCGTGCTAAATTCGTAAGCATATCTTATCTTAGCGATGAAGAGCATATCGTGTCTAGATTTGCACGAGATTTTGATATATACAAAGATGAAAAATATCCACAAGACAGCTATTTGCAAGCATTAAATAAAGAAAGTGCAAATCTGGACTTATCTCTTAGAGACATCATTTTAAAGCATGATTTTTTTAGCTATCCGCTATCTTTTTCGAGACTAGATACGTACAATACTTGTAAAAGAAAATATTATTATAAATATATTTTGAAAATTGGCGGATATAGAAATTTTACAGATGAAACAAAAGCAAACGAATTTGGCAGTATTATACACGAATGTCTAAGGGCGTATTTTTCTAAATTTAGTGATAAATTTGACAAAAACGAGTTTTATTCTATTTTGAAAAGCTATAAAAATAGAATAAATTTGCTTGATTTCGAGCTTTTTAAATTAAAATTAGACGAATTTGAAAATATTCAAAATGAGCATTTTAGATCCGGATTTAAAGTCATAGAGTGTGAAAAAACTTTTACTAGTAAACTTTGTGGCATAGAAATAACTGGTAAAATCGATAGGATAGATAGAGGGCTAGACTATGATCTACTCATAGATTATAAAACTGGAGCTGTAAATGAAAAGTCATTTCAACTTGCATTCTATGAAGCTCTTTATGGGAAGTGTGAGTCTTGTTATTTTAGCTTTTTGAATAATGAATTTATAAAAAACGGATCAAATTTAGACACGCTAAAAGAGTGTATAAACTCTCTTAAAGCTGAGTTTTCCAGCGAAGTTTGTTTTGAGAGAAACCCTAAGGCTTGTGCGTATTGTGACTACGCTTTGTTTTGCAAAAAGGAGCTCAAATGA
- a CDS encoding TPM domain-containing protein — protein sequence MIAALLSVSNLNGIVIDNAGIISDNVRTKLNQIGSELKEKTGVTLDLITTKDSDLRSATKDHESNLKKPYILLAISPKTEDKKSGKVDIFASDDAYALFDKDAVLSPYPEVGTILPILVSNKGEDIYNAAMLNGYADISDMVAKSKDVILVNSIGNSNKTTLNLLRYFVYGSMFLVIVVFLVRKFKRGLHA from the coding sequence TTGATAGCCGCTCTTTTATCAGTTTCAAATTTAAATGGCATTGTTATAGACAATGCAGGCATTATAAGTGATAACGTAAGAACCAAATTGAACCAAATAGGTTCTGAACTCAAAGAAAAAACCGGCGTAACTTTAGATCTTATAACTACTAAAGATAGCGATCTGAGATCTGCTACAAAAGATCACGAAAGCAATCTTAAAAAACCTTATATTTTATTAGCTATTTCACCTAAAACGGAAGATAAAAAATCAGGCAAAGTAGATATATTTGCTTCAGACGATGCTTACGCTTTGTTTGATAAAGACGCTGTTTTAAGCCCTTATCCTGAAGTAGGAACCATACTTCCCATATTAGTATCAAATAAAGGTGAGGATATCTACAACGCAGCTATGCTAAACGGATACGCCGATATATCTGATATGGTAGCTAAAAGTAAAGACGTCATTTTAGTAAATTCTATAGGAAATTCAAATAAAACTACATTAAATTTACTTAGATATTTTGTTTATGGTTCGATGTTTTTAGTAATAGTCGTATTTTTGGTGCGAAAATTTAAAAGAGGACTTCATGCATAA
- a CDS encoding DUF4006 family protein: MENTNRSVFGLSGVTGMLIATVLLLSILGVLTYLGIVSQQDVMQKPYKLVNPTSVQMKSSMTQEAEVMVVKE; encoded by the coding sequence GTGGAAAATACAAATAGATCTGTTTTCGGTCTTAGCGGTGTTACTGGTATGCTTATAGCTACTGTTTTACTTCTAAGCATTTTGGGAGTTTTAACATATCTTGGCATCGTGTCTCAACAAGATGTTATGCAAAAACCATATAAACTCGTAAATCCAACTTCAGTGCAAATGAAAAGTAGTATGACTCAAGAAGCTGAAGTTATGGTAGTCAAGGAGTAA
- a CDS encoding cbb3-type cytochrome c oxidase N-terminal domain-containing protein, translating to MKWFNLEDNVNSLTILGAIAIIVLTLVVVGRLFKLMKVKKEGGELSEHNWDGIGEYKNPLPFGWAVVFVLTIIWAIWYFLAGYPLNSYSQIGEYNEEVKAYNDNFQSKFANASSEELRAMGEQVFLLQCASCHGITADGINGKAADLNMWGTEKAIYDVIMNGSKGLDYPLGEMPSGLAEAADAKAIAAFVAKEISAIKKTSNENLVEAGREAWATCAACHGNDGKGMDGQAPDLTIYGSSAFVVDVLNRGKVGNIGHMPKFTGSGIINPTQEKAVGEYVISLSKGE from the coding sequence ATGAAATGGTTTAATCTAGAAGATAATGTAAATTCGCTTACTATTCTTGGCGCTATAGCTATCATTGTATTGACACTTGTTGTCGTTGGTAGGCTATTTAAGCTGATGAAAGTAAAAAAAGAGGGCGGAGAATTAAGCGAACATAACTGGGATGGAATAGGCGAATATAAAAATCCACTGCCATTTGGTTGGGCTGTTGTGTTTGTATTGACTATTATTTGGGCTATATGGTACTTTTTGGCTGGATATCCACTAAATTCATATTCTCAAATAGGCGAATATAACGAAGAAGTTAAAGCTTATAACGATAATTTCCAAAGCAAATTCGCAAATGCAAGTAGTGAAGAGCTAAGAGCTATGGGCGAGCAAGTTTTCTTACTTCAATGTGCTAGCTGCCATGGCATAACAGCTGATGGTATCAACGGCAAAGCTGCCGATCTAAATATGTGGGGAACTGAAAAAGCTATTTACGATGTTATAATGAATGGTTCAAAAGGGCTTGATTATCCACTTGGTGAGATGCCTAGTGGCTTAGCTGAAGCTGCTGACGCAAAAGCTATCGCAGCCTTTGTTGCAAAAGAAATTTCTGCTATTAAGAAAACAAGCAATGAAAATCTAGTAGAAGCAGGACGCGAAGCGTGGGCTACTTGTGCTGCATGTCACGGCAATGATGGCAAAGGTATGGACGGACAAGCTCCAGATCTTACTATATATGGCTCAAGCGCATTTGTCGTTGATGTCTTAAATCGCGGTAAAGTAGGAAACATAGGTCATATGCCTAAATTTACAGGTTCTGGCATAATAAATCCAACACAAGAAAAAGCTGTTGGCGAGTATGTTATCTCACTTTCAAAAGGAGAATAA
- a CDS encoding cytochrome c oxidase, cbb3-type, CcoQ subunit: protein MSVETMRELQAYGYFILLVAMVVLLYGYWFHLKKSEKAGRRDYEQYSKLALNDDLSDEILENVSTDNDNAKRSVEK from the coding sequence ATGAGCGTAGAAACAATGAGAGAACTTCAAGCATACGGTTATTTTATACTATTAGTAGCTATGGTGGTTTTGCTTTATGGCTATTGGTTTCATCTTAAGAAGTCAGAAAAAGCCGGCAGACGTGACTATGAGCAGTACTCTAAACTAGCGCTAAATGATGATCTAAGTGATGAGATCTTGGAAAATGTTTCTACAGATAACGATAATGCTAAGAGGAGCGTTGAAAAATGA